In a genomic window of Thalassotalea piscium:
- a CDS encoding FG-GAP-like repeat-containing protein translates to MSNKITKIQFKSLNVFIIICLLFTTNVFAVTYTYDDLGRITEADYGNNLKVTYQYDAAGNLLSSINNHASVDSDNDGLTDAYELANGLNPYNQFDAYIDSDGDGLTNLEEFNLGTNPNSQDTDGDGVLDGKDSAPLDPTLGGVKSTIDFNGDGLADILLRNESTGQWYLYGINTDLSLASWGGVGLTTDSSWTVQDIGHFNNDSNADVLVRHDNGRWYQFTLDGNRSVTGDVGFIGQLPASQEFEFKGLQDFDNDGLSDVLVRNSVNGSWWLYRLDGAKGVASYRSLGVTTNQDWVFEGLSDLNNDGYVDVLLRHNTNGAWYVNHLDANGDVLSSSGGLGLSRNSDWQVKRIIDMNGDGVVDLLLQHENSYAYEAVALNLNRTERAAGSHSLSAGIPQDADWVLQQVSDYNQDGKVDLLLRHKGDGRWKGFLLNGQGNLVSGSGNVGMTSDISWYVVPNEFDEEEEQATPDDFNSDGNADVLLRNTGSGAWYLYHLNGARGFASGSGGVGLPGSTDWELQAKADFNGDGHLDVLLRNNVNGAWHISHLDGSRGLASGSGGVGMTRSLDYEFKAAADFNGDGNVDVLVRHKTNGVWWVYHLDGSRVIMGDSGGLPLTRNVDYKFQGVGDFNGDDSPDVLVRHSGNGYWYLFQLNGARSLAAGSGGISLTRSLDYEFKAIADFNDDGELDILTRNMVNGSWFLYHLDGTRRFAAGSGAVRITTNQNFEFVSANDFNGDGHTDVLIRNATTGTWWLSHLNGALGAATGSGGIGMTVDTNWVYQ, encoded by the coding sequence ATGAGTAATAAAATAACTAAAATTCAATTTAAGAGTTTAAACGTTTTTATAATCATTTGTTTACTATTTACCACTAACGTCTTCGCCGTTACATACACTTATGACGACTTAGGTCGCATTACTGAAGCTGATTATGGCAATAATTTAAAAGTAACATATCAATATGATGCAGCGGGAAATCTTCTGTCATCTATTAACAATCATGCGAGTGTTGACAGTGATAATGACGGTCTAACCGATGCGTATGAATTAGCTAACGGTTTAAACCCTTACAACCAATTTGATGCATATATTGATTCAGACGGAGACGGATTAACAAATCTTGAAGAATTCAACTTAGGCACCAATCCCAACTCACAAGACACTGATGGAGATGGCGTTTTAGATGGAAAAGACTCAGCTCCCTTAGATCCAACTCTAGGTGGCGTAAAGTCAACTATTGACTTTAATGGTGACGGCCTAGCAGATATATTGCTTAGAAATGAAAGTACGGGTCAATGGTACTTATACGGTATCAATACTGATTTAAGTTTAGCGAGTTGGGGTGGTGTAGGGCTGACAACGGACAGTAGCTGGACAGTACAAGACATAGGGCATTTTAATAATGATAGTAATGCTGATGTACTGGTACGGCATGATAATGGTCGTTGGTATCAATTTACCTTAGATGGAAACCGCAGTGTAACAGGCGATGTAGGGTTTATAGGTCAGTTACCAGCCTCACAAGAATTTGAATTTAAAGGCTTGCAAGACTTTGATAACGACGGACTGTCAGATGTATTGGTGAGAAACAGTGTTAATGGCAGTTGGTGGTTATATCGTCTTGATGGAGCTAAAGGGGTTGCGAGCTATCGAAGCTTAGGGGTAACAACTAACCAAGACTGGGTATTTGAAGGACTTAGCGACCTTAATAACGACGGTTATGTTGATGTGTTATTACGCCATAACACCAACGGTGCATGGTATGTTAACCACCTTGATGCGAATGGCGATGTATTATCGAGCTCAGGCGGATTAGGGTTGAGTCGCAATAGTGATTGGCAAGTTAAACGGATAATCGATATGAACGGCGATGGGGTGGTTGACCTACTGCTCCAACATGAAAACAGCTATGCTTATGAAGCAGTTGCTTTAAACCTAAACCGAACAGAGCGAGCGGCGGGTAGTCATAGCCTAAGTGCGGGTATCCCACAAGATGCAGACTGGGTACTCCAACAAGTATCGGATTATAACCAAGACGGTAAAGTAGACCTGTTGTTACGACATAAAGGCGATGGTCGTTGGAAAGGGTTTTTGCTAAATGGGCAAGGTAACTTAGTCTCTGGTAGTGGTAATGTAGGCATGACATCAGATATCTCTTGGTACGTAGTGCCGAATGAATTTGACGAAGAGGAAGAGCAAGCAACCCCTGATGATTTTAATAGTGATGGCAATGCCGATGTGTTATTGCGTAATACAGGTAGTGGAGCTTGGTATTTATATCACTTGAATGGTGCTAGAGGTTTTGCATCGGGCTCAGGCGGTGTGGGTTTACCAGGAAGTACCGACTGGGAATTACAAGCCAAAGCAGACTTTAACGGTGATGGTCATTTAGATGTTCTATTACGTAATAATGTCAATGGTGCATGGCATATAAGTCATTTAGATGGTAGTAGAGGGTTAGCATCAGGTAGTGGTGGAGTAGGTATGACGCGCAGCTTAGATTATGAGTTTAAAGCGGCGGCAGACTTTAATGGTGATGGTAATGTAGATGTCCTTGTTAGACATAAAACCAATGGTGTTTGGTGGGTATACCATTTAGATGGCTCACGAGTCATCATGGGAGATAGTGGCGGTTTACCGTTAACGAGAAACGTTGATTATAAATTTCAAGGCGTAGGTGATTTTAACGGTGATGATAGCCCCGACGTGTTAGTGAGACATAGTGGCAATGGTTATTGGTACTTATTCCAGTTAAATGGCGCAAGAAGTTTAGCAGCGGGTAGTGGAGGTATAAGTTTGACGCGGAGCTTGGATTACGAGTTTAAAGCGATAGCTGATTTTAATGATGATGGGGAGCTTGATATATTAACGCGTAATATGGTCAATGGCTCATGGTTCTTATATCATTTAGATGGCACGAGACGATTTGCAGCGGGAAGTGGCGCGGTACGTATCACGACGAATCAAAACTTTGAGTTTGTCAGTGCCAATGACTTTAATGGCGATGGTCATACGGATGTACTTATTCGTAATGCGACAACAGGCACTTGGTGGTTAAGTCATTT